AGTATTTAGTCATTAATAGAAACATATTAAAACGTTTTAAACGCGCCAGAACCTAAAAATACACACCACGGTCAGTTACTGTTAGTACATCACAGGCAACATCTCAGTAATTTTCCATGCTCCACGCGGTCCAGCCCACATCATGCTGTGAAGAAAAAACCCGCCTCGTACATGAAACCGAGGGCGAACGACGCGCTGGGAGGGGTCAATCCTGACTGGCGGCACCTCCATCCAATCGCATACGAGAGAAACGCTCGCGTCGCGCTCTCCAGCCAACCAGCTGACACAAAGGGCGTTTCCGCAGTCCGAATTTTACGCGGCGCTACGGCCTGAAAACTAAACCGAGATGGAATATGCCAGTCTGAACCGGTTTCAACCGGTCTTGCGTGTGATGCATGAGACTAGAGAAGAGCTGGGTCACAGAGCTCTCGCAGATATCTGCTTTATAAACAACGTTTTTCTGCACGAGACAAACGATTAACTGATAATAAACTAAAGATTGGTTTAGAAGGTGCTTATGAAACGGAAGGAGCTGTTAAAGCGAGTTGTGGAAGATTATATAGACATATGAACAGCACGGGCTATTGACTGAAAAAGGACTCGGATTGAATGACTGCAGAGAATCATTAAAATAACGACACAAATCCTGAATTTGAGGGCGTTTTCATACACTGCGTGCTCTCCTCTTTAGTGTGCGTTAGGTAGTGAGCTAACACGCTAGCTAGCTGTTAAAGTGAACTTGCTGGATACGTATTTGGGTTGGAATAGTTTTACACACTTGTGCTGtgtaaaatgaattaaatcagACTCGTTTAGTTATCTTTGTCTACCTTATTGTGTTTGATGCGGCGCGCGTTTCCAGGACATTACACCATTAACGTTACCCCAATTTCTAAACCCGCTTAGTTTCGCTTTTGTTTCGGCGAAATAAGGAGTATTGCTTAAAACAGGTAAGTCGAAAGGGTGTGCATTCAGTATGAGTGTAATGCTTGTCTCGTATAATTCCTATTCAGTAAGATAAGTCAGTTGAACGAAGTGCTAGTTTGCTGACACACTGCTGCTGGCGACCAGAAACGAAAACGCATTTGGTCCCTCACGACTCGCCGTAACTGTAGCTGCCACACTCATCTTCATGTGAACCGATTGCTAAACTAGATTGTTATGTGtgttgattaaaatgtatttacatgcTCAATTTTTGACGTGTTAAAGTGTTATGTTTAATATCATAACGCAGGAAAAAGCAATTTAATAATGCAAACAGTTATACAGTGAGTTCAGCAAGCAAGCAAGTACTCATTGTGAGTCACTATGTGTAGCCCATTAGTAAACTTGTGCGTACAGTGTTAAACTTTCTTACTAGTGATCACATGGTTAAATACATGATGTGTTATTAAATTGTTTATGAAGTGGCATCGTTAATATTTGagttagtgttagttagttTCTCCCATCAACCCCCTTCTACAGCTCTATGCCGGCAGACATGACCATGTTGGCAGATCACACAGCACGACAGCTGCTAGATTTCAGTCAGAAGTTGGACATCAACCTGCTGGACAATGTGGTCAACTCCATGTACTATGACGTCGGATCTCAGGTAAGAGTTTGCTTGTGTACAAACAAAATTTATAATCGCATTCGTAAACAGGTGCAtcaaaagtttttgttttcagCAACGACTGGCACAAGAAGTCCTCACCAATCTGAAGGATCACCCAGATGCCTGGACCAGAGTTGACACCATATTGGAGTTCTCCCAGAACATGAAAACAAAGGTATGTCAACATTGGTGTGTCATTTTCTATGTAATTTACTTAATGGATAATGTATTTTGCAACATTAAGCTTGTGTTTAATCTCttgattttaatgtaattgcTGCTTGCGTTGCAGTATTACGCTCTTCAGATACTGGAGACCGTGATCAAAACACGCTGGAAAGTTCTTCCACGGAATCAGTGTGACGGTGAGGGACAAGCTGCATGATTTTAAGAATTATTCAAAGGAAACTAATCCAACAAATTTTGAACCTTTTAAAATCTACGTGTTAAAGTAATTGTGCACAAATAACTAATAGTTCTTTGACCACAGGTATTAAGAAGTATGTTGTGGGACTGATTATTAAAACGTCCTCTGATCCTAACAGTGTAGAGGTAAGATAAAATCGTAAACCAGACAACGTTCTGTCTTGAGAACACTTAATGTTTAAAGGTCATAAATATGTTTTGCACTACAACACTGTTTCTGTAAAAAACAACCTTCTGGAATCTGATCGTGGCTCCCTGATGAATTCATACATAGTTGACATGTTTTTTGAACATAAATGGATCAATACTGACTCGCATGTTCACTTGCAGAAGGAAGGAGTTTACATAGCAAAGCTGAACATGATCCTGGTACAGGTGAGCATCAGATTACTTTTGCCACTTGTAAACAAGAGGTGGTTGTCCTGAATAGTcaacaaatatttgtaattttgcCGTACGTTTGCGCAGATCCTGAAGCAGGAATGGCCGAAGCACTGGCCCACGTTCATCAGTGACATTGTGGGAGCGAGTCGCACCAGTGAGAGTCTGTGTCAGAACAACATGATCATCCTGAAACTCCTCAGCGAGGAGGTGTTCGACTTCTCCAGTGGACAGATGACTCAGGTCAAAGCCAAACACCTGAAGGACAGGTACATGCGACCCCTTAAAAGACACTAATTATTACACCTGTTGCTAACATCCGTTTGGAATGGAAGGACTactttttaccattaaaacgtCTGTGTTTGCCTCATTCAGATTTAAAATTAaatcctctctctttctctctcagcaTGTGCAGTGAATTTTCCCAAATATTTCAGCTCTGCCAGTTTGTCATGGTACGTTACAAGCAGACACACACTTAACAGCCCAAATCTGCCAAGCTTTGAACATTTGTAACACCTGTAATGTCATGTTGTGTTCACCAGGAGAATTCCCAGAATGCCCCTCTTgtccatgccacgctggagactCTTCTTCGTTTCCTAAACTGGATTCCGTTAGGCTACATATTTGAGACCAAACTCATCAGCACCCTAGTGTACAAggtaacaaaaataacaaacgcTAGTGGAAGTGTCCTGTCATGCTAGAGCTTTCCCACACATAGAGCGAAGTATTAAGAATAATTACTATCATTATCGTTATTTTAGTGCCGGCCTACAGTGACTTGACCTTTTTGTTTCTCAAATTGTTGTGTACTTAAACTCATACTTCATGTGAAAAGACCAGcttttacttgcattggttcaGCTTTCTTTCGCATGAGAAAAAAAGGTTATTGATTAGTTGGACTGCCGGAAGTACTGCTCAAAGCTTTGTGTCCAAGCTGGTGCTCCTACAAATataattcattcattaaaattgtagatctgttgaaaaaaaatgtgttctctCTCCTGCAGTTTCTGAATGTCCCGATGTTCAGGAACGTGACTTTGAAATGTCTGACTGAGATTGCAGGGGTCAGCGTCAGTCAGTACGAGGAGCAGTTTGTCAACCTGTTTACTCTCACCATGACGCAACTCAAACAGGTGCGTGCAAACTGTGATTGAGgattttttgaataatttgatttaaaaatcgAATTATTAGTTTCTCTTTTTAATTCTTAGTTTTTTACTGTATCTTAGGAAAAGATTGATACTGAAAAACATTAGCGTGTATTTAAAGGGTAATTGATTGGTCTTGGGAAAGCTGTTTATTTAGCATTAATTGTAACCACAGATGCTGCCACTAAACACAAATATCCGCCTGGCGTATGCGAATGGGAAAGACGATGAGCAAAACTTCATCCAGAACCTCAGTCTGTTCCTCTGCACCTTCCTCAAAGAGCACGGACAACTGATAGAGAAGAGGCTGAACCTCAGAGAGACGCTCATGGaggtacaaacacacagacaattTCAAAAACACTTATACAGCACACAGTGAATTGTTGAAAGATGTTGACACGCGCGATAATGTGACGTCTGTATGTGCAGTCTCTGCATTACATGTTGCTGGTGTCAGAGGTGGAAGAGACTGAGATCTTCAAGATCTGTCTAGAGTATTGGAACCACCTGGCCGCTGAGCTCTACAGAGAGAGCCCCTTCTCCACATCAACCTCTCCACTCCTCTCCACCAGTCAACACTTCGACGTGCCGCCCCGCAGACACCTGTACCTGCCCGTGCTCTCCAAGGTCAGTTGTGTTGAGATTTCTGTGGGCACAGATTTTATGTGGGTCTATCCATCTGattgtgggtgtgtgtttgatATGTCTCAGGTACGTCTGCTTATGGTGAGTCGCATGGCCAAACCCGAGGAGGTTTTGGTGGTGGAGAACGACCAGGGCGAGGTGGTGAGAGAGTTCATGAAAGACACAGACTCCATCAACCTCTACAAGAACATGAGAGAGACTCTGGGTAATTACCATGGGCTTCAATTCCACACATTTGTGGTCTTGAtatatttgagatgtttaatagTTCTGTTTTTTCCCAGTCTATTTGACTCATCTGGACTATGCCGATACGGAGaggatcatgacagagaaaCTTCATAATCAGGTGAACGGTACCGAGTGGTCCTGGAGGAACCTGAACATGCTGTGCTGGGCCATCGGCTCCATCAGTGGTGCCATGCATGAGGAAGATGAGAAGAGATTCCTCGTCACAGTCATTAAGGTCTTTACTCACTGTTTGCAGATGAACTATGATATAAAAGTGTATTTAGATCGTTTAAAGAGTGTATTGGTCGAATGTTTGTGCTTGATGTGAATCTATCGTTTCTCTTGTACACACTATGTGAAAAGGCCTTAACATGTCTTGAAGcttttctcttgttttgttCTCTGGTGGTTGACCTTAACTACAACTTTCCTTCCTCCGTTTCAACTCTTGAGCATCTAATCAGCATGTTTGTCTCTGCCTCAGGATCTGCTGGGTCTGTGCGAACAGAAAAGAGGAAAAGACAACAAGGCCATCATTGCCTCCAACATCATGTACATCGTTGGCCAGTACCCACGATTCCTCAGGGCTCACTGGAAGTTCCTCAAAACTGTTGTTAACAAGCTCTTTGAATTCATGCACGGTGAGGAAAGATTGGGATTTTGTCCTGTCATATGTGCGTTTCAGGGACGTGCGCGGGGCGTTTACTGCCcgttaaataaaaaactacaaaTTTGTATTATGTTGGTGTTGGTTTTTAGGGCTTGTTGGCCCTAATGAATGCGTGTTCATGTTTACAGgacaaaaattgtgtttttgatgCATGCTGTTCTAAATGGAAAGTGTCCCCTGTTTCAGAGACCCACGATGGTGTGCAGGACATGGCATGTGACACGTTCATCAAGATCGCCCAGAAGTGCAGGAGGCATTTCGTGCAAGTGCAGGTGGGCGAGGTGATGCCCTTCATCGATGAGATCCTCAACAACATCAACACCATCA
This sequence is a window from Triplophysa rosa linkage group LG4, Trosa_1v2, whole genome shotgun sequence. Protein-coding genes within it:
- the xpo1a gene encoding exportin-1, which produces MPADMTMLADHTARQLLDFSQKLDINLLDNVVNSMYYDVGSQQRLAQEVLTNLKDHPDAWTRVDTILEFSQNMKTKYYALQILETVIKTRWKVLPRNQCDGIKKYVVGLIIKTSSDPNSVEKEGVYIAKLNMILVQILKQEWPKHWPTFISDIVGASRTSESLCQNNMIILKLLSEEVFDFSSGQMTQVKAKHLKDSMCSEFSQIFQLCQFVMENSQNAPLVHATLETLLRFLNWIPLGYIFETKLISTLVYKFLNVPMFRNVTLKCLTEIAGVSVSQYEEQFVNLFTLTMTQLKQMLPLNTNIRLAYANGKDDEQNFIQNLSLFLCTFLKEHGQLIEKRLNLRETLMESLHYMLLVSEVEETEIFKICLEYWNHLAAELYRESPFSTSTSPLLSTSQHFDVPPRRHLYLPVLSKVRLLMVSRMAKPEEVLVVENDQGEVVREFMKDTDSINLYKNMRETLVYLTHLDYADTERIMTEKLHNQVNGTEWSWRNLNMLCWAIGSISGAMHEEDEKRFLVTVIKDLLGLCEQKRGKDNKAIIASNIMYIVGQYPRFLRAHWKFLKTVVNKLFEFMHETHDGVQDMACDTFIKIAQKCRRHFVQVQVGEVMPFIDEILNNINTIICDLQPQQVHTFYEAVGYMIGAQTDQTVQEQLIEKYMLLPNQVWDSIIQQATKNVDILKDAETVRQLGSILKTNVRACKAVGHPFVLQLGRIYLDMLNVYKCLSENISSAVQTNGEMVTKQPLIRSMRTVKRETLKLISGWVSRSNDPQMVGENFVPPLLEAVLIDYQRNVPAAREPEVLSTMATIVNKLGSHITAEIPKIFDAVFECTLDMINKNFEEYPEHRTHFFYLLQAVTSQCFPAYLSIPPAQFKLVLDSIIWAFKHTMRNVADTGLQILFTLLQNITQEETAAQSFYQTYFCDILQHILSVVTDTSHTAGLTMHASILAYMFNLVEEGKISVALNASTNVNNQVYVQEYVANLLKTAFPHLQDAQVKVFVTGLFSLNQDIPAFKEHLRDFLVQIKEFAGEDSADLFLEERETALRQAQEEKHKLQMSVPGILNPHELPEEMCE